Below is a genomic region from Candidatus Thermoplasmatota archaeon.
CCTTCTTCCTCTTCTTCAGCCAAGCCCTGGTCATTGCCGTCTCATCGATGAGCTTCGGCATAACCGTTTCGGTGGGCGATGTGCGGGGAGTGCGGTTGCGATCAATGAGGCGAGCGGGAACCTTGCTCTACTTAAGTGTTCCGAAAAGGCATTATACGCCACCGCGCGGGCGGGAACGGAGAAACAACGGAGGAATACGGAGCCGGGAACGGAGCGGAACGGAGACTCAACGGAGAAGAACGGAGCGAGCATACAGCGAGCTTACAGAACCTTCAGAGAAACTTCGGAGGTATCTCGGAGGAGTCCCGGAGTAGTCTCGGAGGAGTCCCGGAGAAACAACGGAGCGAGCATAGGGCGAGCTCACGGAACGGACGGAGAAACTAACGGAGAACAGAGAACTCGGAGAGCGGCCGAAGAAACCTCGAAGCCGTGTCGAAGAGAGAGGTCGGAGAGTAGTACAGGATTTGTATAGCCCGTGTATAGGAATTGTATAGGATCCCTATGGGAACAGTATGGGATTCCTATGGGATTCGTATGGAAATTGTATGCGATCCGTATGAGTATCTCATGGTCATCCCCTGAGCATCCTATGGTCATCTCCTGCGAAGGGTATGGAAACACTATGCAAAGAGTATGGAAAGAGTATGGAACCACCAAGCGAAATGATGCGGCGGCGGTCGGCATCTCCATGGGCTACTCCGTCATGACCATTATCCTCGGCTCGGGCGCGACATCGACCGTGTACCGCCTGAGGGTTATCTTTGCACCGCCGAACTCGAGCTGAGCGGGGAGCTCCTCCTGCTTCGTCCCCTTCACCTTCTCGTCCAAGAAGTCCGCGAGCGGGAAGACGTCCTCCTCCGAGAAGTCCGTGGCGACGACCTTGATGACAAGGGAGAACTGAACGGGAATGCCCTCCAATGACTTCAGCAACCTGTTCCTCAGTACCTCCTCCTGCGTTTCGTCACGCCCCCCTGCGCGGCTCTGAATGAGGTGTCGATTGATAAATCTATCGCGGGGACGGGCGGTTGGCGGGCGGCGATGGACGCTATCCACCCTGATAATCTGGCGGAAACGCATTTATAGAGCGGAAAGCGCAGCCACAGATTAGTGACCGAGATTCAAGCGATGGAAGAGCGACCCTCGATGAAGGTGAAGATCTGCCTCGTTGGGGATTTCCAGGTCGGCAAGACCAGCCTGATACGAAGGTTCGTCCTCGACCAGTTCGACGAGCGATACCTCGAGACGATAGGGACGAAGGTGTCCAAGAGGATCATCAACGTGGACAACCCCGCCGAGGACGGCATCCTCCGCGTCAAGCTGATGGTCTGGGACATCATGGGCCGCAAGGAGTTCGGCGACCTCCTCCGCGAGGCGTACTTCTACGGAGCAAAGGGGGTCGTCGCGGTGTGCGACCTCACCCGGCCGGAGACGGTCGACAGCCTGCGCGAGTGGATCGACTCGGTCATGCGCGTGGCGGGCGAAGTCCCCGTGCACGTACTCGCGAACAAGGCGGACCTCGAGCACGAGGTGGACGAGAAGGTCGTCGCTGACCTCGCCGCTGAGTACGGATCGTCGTACCACCTGACGAGCGCGAAGACGGGCAAGAACGTGGAGGTCTGCTTCGCCGATATCGCTCTCAGGACCTCAGCGATGTACTTCGGTGCGCTGGAGGCGGAGCCCAAGGAGACGGTCACCGCCGCGGCGGACTGAGTTCGACGGTTGTACCAAACCCTTTTTATGTCATGTGCGGTTTGTTAGCAGCTGAGCGGTTCACCAAAAAGATATATACATGCAGCGTAATCCGCTCGATTACCATCCACCTTGGAAGATTCTGATACTAGGAGGAGGACTTGGAATGCAAGAGAAGAGAAAGGCATCGATAAGCGTGATATTGGTGATGGTTTTTGTGTTAGGGCTATTCGTTCCGATGAGCCAACACGCTAGAGCAGCCATACCAGTACCTCACAACCAATATGGACATGCGCAGGACATCGGCGGGGTGAATTTCACTGATGGGTCATTCATGTCTTCATGGATTGACGGTGTGATGTACGGATGGAACTGGACGTTTGAGGATATTCTCGACCTCGATCCGCTGAACCGGTCAAGCAAGTATGACATTGACACCGCAGGAAACCAGGTCACCATACCCGGTGATCCTGACACCCCAGGGGTGAAGGAAGGCGGTGACCACAACATCGATGACATCATGTACGTCTGGGGAGACATGACGGAGACTGTCGTCAATCTCATGAGCCCAACGACGATCTTCGAGCAGACGAATGTTTGGCAGACCTTCGTGGCAGAGTACATCGACATGACAAT
It encodes:
- a CDS encoding GTP-binding protein, with product MEERPSMKVKICLVGDFQVGKTSLIRRFVLDQFDERYLETIGTKVSKRIINVDNPAEDGILRVKLMVWDIMGRKEFGDLLREAYFYGAKGVVAVCDLTRPETVDSLREWIDSVMRVAGEVPVHVLANKADLEHEVDEKVVADLAAEYGSSYHLTSAKTGKNVEVCFADIALRTSAMYFGALEAEPKETVTAAAD